CTGCACGATCGTGTGGGATAAGTCTAGCCCGATCGTCGGACTGGTTTGGGCTAACTGCGATCGCAGCAAAGTGTAAAACTGCTCCCGAAAAATAGCATTATCTGTCCCTAGATCGATCACCAGATTCTGCAGATCGATCGCCATATACCCTTCTACCCGTACCGGCTGTTTGAGGCGCTGTTCTAGCAACTCTACGGTTAGGGGAATGCGCTCAGCAGCCAGCGGTGCGGCAAGAGCCGGCTGCCCGCCTCCCCAAACCCCACCCATCAAACTGATCAGGAGAAGGACAATGCTGAATTGAACCAACCAGTCCAGCCAGCCTCCCCTAGGGATGACTCGGACTCCCTGGCAATGGCTGACCCTGGGACTGAGCACTGTGAATGGCTTGAATCTTCTGATTGAAATAGGCTTCACGAAATTTGAGTTGCTGGGCTAGGGCTAAGCCCTGTTGAAATGCCCCGATCGCCTGGGGATAGGCCCGCAGATATAGCTGAATTTGGCCAATCTGATCGTAGGTATTCATCATGCCATAGTAATCATAGGAGCGTTGTCCCACATCCAGTAAAACCTGGTACACTTGCAGCGCCGCATCCGGTTGATTTTGGCTTTGGTAAAGCAAGGCTAATTTATTTAAAGCATCACTGGCACGGGCAAATTGCTGTTGGGCAATCGCCCGTGTATAGGCATCTTGATAGCGCAAAGCGGCTGCTTCCAGTTGAGCCAGTGCCTGATGGCTATCCGCCAGTTCCACTAACCACCCCGGAATCGGTGCCAATTGCTGTTGGGATTGGGCCGTAGCAATCAATTCCTGTAAAACTGGAATTGCCGCCTGAAACTGGCGATCTTGCTGATAAATATAGGCAAGTTGTTGCAGAATCGCTATGGGGGTTAACTCTGGGTTGGATGGGGTTGGGGGATGGCTGCGTACCGAGGCCAGTAACTCCTGATAAGCCTTGGCAGCATTGGCATAGTCCAGCCAGTTGAGATACAGACGGGCGATCGTCAGCAGTGTAGCCTGCTCTTGGGCCACATTGCGCTGCTGACGCGATTCAGCCAAGAGCGGGTTGTAGACCCCTAA
This DNA window, taken from Trichothermofontia sichuanensis B231, encodes the following:
- a CDS encoding tetratricopeptide repeat protein; the encoded protein is MNSVDGLEGERWRMQRRTTGARGQPAQRWPKGWHWPSRLVFSLTLGIVLGTGSLSTTLAADRNAKPQPAPTPAIFLPNPLLQETPDPLLPQPPRPLNPAERSQLLTTLAVMDAQANALLTAGNAPAAFELWNRVLRLHRALGPLEEVQALGRIGGIAWRETETTQVRWIAERLQAIQAQAMLSPNFSQKVALLEAIGQAYLQIRDQKLALGVYNPLLAESRQQRNVAQEQATLLTIARLYLNWLDYANAAKAYQELLASVRSHPPTPSNPELTPIAILQQLAYIYQQDRQFQAAIPVLQELIATAQSQQQLAPIPGWLVELADSHQALAQLEAAALRYQDAYTRAIAQQQFARASDALNKLALLYQSQNQPDAALQVYQVLLDVGQRSYDYYGMMNTYDQIGQIQLYLRAYPQAIGAFQQGLALAQQLKFREAYFNQKIQAIHSAQSQGQPLPGSPSHP